One Penaeus monodon isolate SGIC_2016 chromosome 42, NSTDA_Pmon_1, whole genome shotgun sequence genomic window, TAAACACAAACGACTAAATCAACCACAGCCTCAAAGCCACCTAGCTGTTCCACCCATTAATCCATCCTTCGAGGGAGACACAGCCTCATCCTTCAGTCGCCGGCCTCGTCAGCATCATCAGCTAATTGGAACCGTGAGAGGAAGTCGAGAAGTGCCATTGCCATCGCCCTCAAACAGTGCCACAACTCGGAAGTGGTACCATAATGCcgaaatttgatatattatttatacaagtaatttcttttcatattttaatgtttatgaCATCTTAGTGGAGGAACGGATTGAACGTGGCAGATAACCGTATAAAAATTGAAATTACACAATTGTAATTAGTACTGAAATTTAATTCTAAGTAATTCAAAATGTACTTCTAGTTGTGACTGACTGTTTAGaattatcaaaacaaacaaatcaaaacatcaaaacaaacaaattactcCAGGCAAGctaaacaacattatatatatatatatatatatatatatatatatatatatatatatatatatatatatatatagagtcgcATCTACCATTCTTTTCCAGCCAAGGGTTTTGTTCTGTAGACAACCATGAAAAGTAACATGAAACACCGACTGCTATTCCTGTAACTGTAACCGGCATTATTTATAACTGTAGTTGAAACAAGTAGTCATAAGTATTAATGTAATCgaaaaactaacaaacacaaaaacataaggtgtttatatattttcctacaTTTGTATTTCTTTCCTGTCGTCAGTATTGCCAAAGAAAACTGGCTGACAAAGAACCAAGAAAGAAATATAGTTATGGTCACCCAAAAAAAtcggtaaaatgatgataataacgatcatataaaaagtatacagtacacacacacacacacacacacacacacaccatacatatatatgtatatatatgtaagtttccttatatatatatatatatatatatatatatatatatatatatatatatatatatatatatgtatatacatatgtgtatatatgtatatatttatctaataattcATATTGAtgtacacacattcatttatactgatatatatacatagataaatatctacatatgtatgtgtatatacacacacatatgtttgcatatatatgtgtataatgtatgcacacaaacacacacacacacacacacacacacacacacacacacacacacacacacacacacacacacatacacacacacatatatatggtaatatatatatatatgtatatatatatatatatatatatattgtatattttatatatatgtatatatatatatatatatatatattatatatatatatatatatatattacacaacactgatatatatacacaaacatatatatattacagacgcatatgctgtatatatatctgtatgtgtgtgtctgtatgtgtgtgcgatatatcatgtatatgtatatttatatatatgtatgtgtgcatgtatgcatgttctCGAATAGGCacgtacatattatgtatgtatacattatgcatgtgtgtgtatacatatataggtatgcatatgtatataccgtatatatatatatatttatctatttgtctattggtttatttatatgcctgtgtatgtatgcatgtatgtatgcatctgtatatgtatatatatatatatatatatatatatatatatatatatatatatatatacatacatatatacatatatatatatatatatatatataaatgcctgtatgtacacacacacacacacacacacacacacacacacacacacatatatatatatatatatatacggtatatacatatgcatacctatatatgtatacacacacatgcataatgtatacatacataatatgtacgtGCCTATTCGagaacatgcatacatgcacacatacacagtaaaacacatacatgaatacatacattaacacactaATAAACCAATCAATACAcacagataaattatatatacatactcaaacacacacacacacacatatatatgctgtaaaTCTGTTTATTTAGGCCCTTAGAAAGTTagacttaagattttttttcattatgtcagCCGCAGATGTGCAAGGAAAATTCCTTACTTTAAGGAACTGTTAGTCTCTTGCAGgggattaataacaattaatgattaaGACACCCAGGTAATTCCTAGAGGCGGCTCCTTCATATCACGTGGGCGTGTCTTACTCAAAGCCAGTTTCTATCGTTCTGTCAAGGTCTTGCGTGGGAACAGGTATATAAGGAGCTGGACGCATTGCCGAAGTCACATCGCCCTGTTCCGTCTCAACAATCCTGCAGAGATGAAGTACTTGGTGGGTAGACTTTCGGCATGATCGCTCTTCTGTGAGAgaattaatgtatattttgtagAGTGACTGATTTCTATAATAAGTGTTTAATTTAACATTGTGTACCATCAGGTGTTTGTGCTCCTGGTGGCTGCCGCTTGCGCTTCTGAAgtggagaagcgagaggcggagccaagTCGTGCCTACAGCTATGGTTACGGTCTTCACCACCACGCCTACCCTCACACCTACTACCACCCCTACCATCGTTTCCACAAGAGGTCCGCTGAGCCTGAGGCCGATGCCGAGCTTTCCTACGGAGGTTACTACCGTCCCTATTCCTACGGTTATCACAACACTCCCTATGTCCACCACCACTACAAGAGGTCTGCCGAACCTGAGGCCGAAGCAGAGCCCTCTTACGGTTCCTCTAGCTACTACCGACCCTATTCCTACGGCTACCAATCACACCACTATATTCCATccgtccaccaccaccacaagaggtctgctgacCCCGTTGCTGAGGCTGAAGCCAGCTATGGCTACAGATCATACCAACCCGTGTATTACCACTCTTACCAATACACCCCCTATACTCACAGCCACTACAAGAGATCTGCCGAGCCAGAAGCTGATCCAAGTTTCAGCTATGGTCACCACCGCCAGTCCGTGTACCGTCCCTACCATAGCGGAACTCACTATGGTTATGGTTACCGCGCTCACCACCACTAAGGTACTGCCCTGAAGTTATCTTAAGgagttttatattgaaaattgATTTACAAACAATAAAGTCAATCTAaacgaattatatatgtatgattacagTTACCACACTCACCACTACTAAGTCACTGGATGTTTATATACCCTGAGGTTGTCTGAACGTTGTTTTGAAAATTGACTTAAAAATAATGCAGTCATTCTAAATGAACAATATGATTTAAGAATCATGATTAGTAATTACAGAAAAAATGGAATAGAGAAACACATGTAAGTGAATTAAACAAGCAAAGAAATCCCACAAATAGGTAACTGACAGTCATTAAGTTTAAAAGTTACTAGAACTGTGAATAACTGTAATTTTGATTGAGTTGTAAAGCAATTAAGTTATTGTACTTGTACCTGTGGCTGACTTTTTGTAATCATAACAATTGCAAATGACCTCGTGCAAATATTACACTAATAAAATGTGCCCAATCAACGGTGTACCCGCTGATTGGGAACATGTTCCTGCTATCCGTGTCATAGTCCAGCGCAAGGACCTCTTGCAAAGGGCATCAAGACCTATATAAATAAAGacatccatatatatagtatatatgtatcgtatatgtatactcagaagcatgcatatatatgtatacaaacacacaataccgtgtacaaaaagatgaaaagagaaacagccgtAATAAGAATTGAAACTGTTGAATTgaaattgtttcatttcttattgcagCTGttcttttcatacatacataaatatataaatatacagtgtacatacctacatacacatatatagacatatgtacatatattaataatcacactgtatatatacactatctgtacatatacagtatataagcatgtatatatatacatacatactgtatatctatatagatattgtatatatacaaaatatatataattctatatattttcgtacataatatatatatatatataaatatatatatatatatatatatatatatatatatatatatattgtatatagcttgccttttcgcttgcagctgccaccgctggctagcgtagtgcgaaaaagggagcagctctgcataagcctttcCATCactgagacttctgcagtgcttcctCGTGGCCACCTATGGAAACTGGGTAccctgcggtcccaggctaaactgtgggggatctcggagcagcaagaggccccagaggtacggagccatggcccaccagtgTGTAGACACACCCTGGCTCTGTACCGACTCCTGCCCCTGGAATTaatgggcggcttgggggaggtgggccttgtcagCCTTCCTCCCCCCAAATAACTCACTGGCAGCAACCAAaacaaatggatatgctggggaagAGGTGCTTTTCCTCCCACCCAACAAGCgaagtgggctgtgggtcccatttgGAGGACAAATATTGGGGtacaggatgggaatgagagttacttgtcccacctgcaccctggcaggcgGGACAAGCAACTCACCCACTATGAGGCTTgtgaggcaaagccctagggaaccccacaggcgaacgttgggccccacagcctgtgtcggcgggggtggcagaggtggcgtcctcCCAGAGCGACTGCCCaaggtttaacctcaggcgagctatctgggtaggcgcttggaacatcctttCCTTATGGTAGGATGAGcaattacctctgctatcgagggaattggagcagttgagagttgaggtggctgccctcttgaaGGTGAGATGActtggcagcggcacgatcagtatgggtgggtacacctactgctGGTCGTGCCatggcaatggtcatcacctccagggagtagccatagttaTCTTCAGCCGACTTCatccctcggtagttgaggtaacactggttgatgagtgtattatggcactgagactgaagtatgcttttggcttcatgtctcttattgctataTATGCTCCTACCAATGAGgttttctggctcctggtatcagcgcttcaacctgcatcgctggataTGGTGtagtgatacaggtacagtggccatgGAGATCgaacacattcttgttagcagaattgcagggtttactggagtgccgagttttgtggcattgaccataggctggtagtggctaccctacgggtccacttcaaaactccttgtccctccatTGGCCAcactagggtgtttcacttgagggaggaggtgtgtgcccatgggttcgccaCGCCAgtgtctgatcgattcacagaacttgaaaacctgatggacccagttgctctttgggagttcttcaagcacaaaACGCTCAAaacagcacaggagtccattggcgtactaCGGCACCAGAGAcaagagcagtctggattcactcctggcaagttcacaataaaccgtatcctagcgcttcaagtaattgtggaacgccgtcgtgggttgcttgcagcctacatcaacctcaagaaggtgtttgactcggtgaatcgagaaacgctatgggagattctaagACTCAGAGGAACTCTGATATAGATTATTGgccttaatagcaagcctatatacctgtactgaaaatgctgtaaagtgtggtgggggcctgtcaaacttcttccctgttaattcaggggtgaggcaaggctgtgtccttgtaccaacacctttcaacacctgcatgagcAAGATAATGGGCATAGCTACTACCGAAagttagtgtggagcaacactgggcaatatcaggatctcagaccttgacttagacaggatagcaacataattggctgagtccctggagtcactggtggcggctcttgatgcatttagcaatgaggcgaagcctttgGACCTAGAggtcttggaccaagaccaagattcaggactttgggggcctgttaggggaacctgttcagttgttccatgcttgtggtgaggacgctgaagtcacagtgagctttgtataccttggtagcatagtccacatctctgggctgtcagaccaaaaagtcagtagacgaattggtctggcagcaggagccatgaacccgatcaacaagagcatttagagatgtcggtacctatgtgtcttcaagaccttgatactgccagttttgctctatggaagcgaaacctcgACGGTATCtaatgccttggagtcttgtcttgatgccttttgtaacaagtctctttgccggatcatggggtacagttggcaggaccacgtctccagccggcggttacaccgtgagactggcatgggacctgttatttacaaaatccgggatcgccaactcaggctatatggggacctagctcgtttctctgtggatgaccctgcctatcaggttgtctaTTTGAGAGACAATCCTAGGTGAAgtaggcccgtgggacgacctaggtcatgacttgggcagctcgatgagacctgtcgggagaaattagagatgggctgagggcctaactggagactcgccatgagggaccttcatggctggaagcgaagggtggatgcggcc contains:
- the LOC119598875 gene encoding histidine-rich glycoprotein-like, with product MKYLVFVLLVAAACASEVEKREAEPSRAYSYGYGLHHHAYPHTYYHPYHRFHKRSAEPEADAELSYGGYYRPYSYGYHNTPYVHHHYKRSAEPEAEAEPSYGSSSYYRPYSYGYQSHHYIPSVHHHHKRSADPVAEAEASYGYRSYQPVYYHSYQYTPYTHSHYKRSAEPEADPSFSYGHHRQSVYRPYHSGTHYGYGYRAHHH